The Armatimonadota bacterium DNA segment CCGTTGCAGAGGCGGACTAGATACTTGCCTTTGGGCTTGAGGGTGAAATGGGCGTAAAAGGTGGCTACCCCATACACCCGCGCCGGGGGCACTCCCAGGGACGTCGCCACATATGTGAGCACCGCTTCGGGCAGGTAACGGTACTCCTCTTGCACCTGCTGCAGGATCGGGATGAGCTTCGCCGGATCGCGCCCATTCCTGTCCAGAATCTCGCAGACTTTCTCGAACTTTCGCGTTGTCGCGTAACCGTTGCTGAGGGGTTGGTCAATCGCGCTCATCGTCAAGTCCTCCTGTGTGCTCGGCGGAGCGGAGCATGTTCTCGAGTCGGTTGCTCAGCACAGCCAGGCTCGCTGATAACGACACGTTCTCCAGGATGATCGGGTCCGGCACGGTAATGTCCGCGGGTGCGAAATTCCAGATGGCTTTGATCCCGCTGCGCACCATGAGATCGGCCACTTCCTGAGCCTGATCGCCCGGCGTTGTGATGATCCCGATGTGCACGTGCATCCGTCGGACGAGGTCTGCGAACTTGTCCAGATGCAACACGGCCTTGCCATGTATCTCCGTGCCGACCTTGGCGGGATCAATGTCGAATGCCGCGACGATGTTCAGACCGCTCTCCTCGAAGCCTCTGTACCCCAGCAGCGCGCTCCCCAGGTTCCCGGCGCCCACCAGGAAGGCTTCGGTGGCATTGCGCCAGCCGAGAGTGTCTTCGATCACATCAATAAGCGCCTGCACCGGATAGCCCACCTTGGGCCTGCCGGTGATCCCCGTCGCCTGCAGGTCCTTGCGCACCTGGGTGGGCTGCAGCCCGAGCTCCTCGGCGATGTGAGTACACGAAACGACCTCGCGTCCCAGCCCCTGAAGCGTCCTCAGCAGCCGCAGATATGACGGCAGCCTTCTCAACGCGGGTACCGGTATCGCATCTGTGACTTTGTTCATTGTCCGGCCCTCCTTCATCGCAAAAATCGCGGGTGTTCCGAAATCGTGTGCTAACAGGCCGCACCGTCCACCACTGCAGTCTCCACCACGTCAACTGTCCTGCGCCAGGCACGCCCCGTCTCCATGAACGCCCTGATATTGGCCATCGGCGTATCTTGGGGCAGGTCGCAGCCGGTGCTCAGGATGAACCCCGGCACGTCCTGCATCGATTCCAGCAGCTCGCGCGTCACCGCGGACACCGTCTGCTCATTGCCCCGCAGGATGGCCACCGGGTCGATGTTGCCAATAAGCAGCGTATCCTGGTCAAGTGTGCGAGCCAGCCGGCTGAAGTCCATGGGGCTGTCCAGGCTCAAACCCGCCGCACCTGTCGCCGCCATGTCCTCGACGATGTGCGCCGTATCCCCGCAGATGTGCAGGATCACCTCGGCATCATCCATCAGCCCAATCACCTCGCGGGCGTATG contains these protein-coding regions:
- a CDS encoding NAD(P)H-dependent oxidoreductase subunit E, which gives rise to MSAIDQPLSNGYATTRKFEKVCEILDRNGRDPAKLIPILQQVQEEYRYLPEAVLTYVATSLGVPPARVYGVATFYAHFTLKPKGKYLVRLCNGTACNVKGSMDLLDAIKKRLGLGEDQDTTGDMLFTVETVSCLGACGLAPAMVVNETVYGQVTPEKAVSIVEDILAEEASA
- a CDS encoding redox-sensing transcriptional repressor Rex, whose protein sequence is MNKVTDAIPVPALRRLPSYLRLLRTLQGLGREVVSCTHIAEELGLQPTQVRKDLQATGITGRPKVGYPVQALIDVIEDTLGWRNATEAFLVGAGNLGSALLGYRGFEESGLNIVAAFDIDPAKVGTEIHGKAVLHLDKFADLVRRMHVHIGIITTPGDQAQEVADLMVRSGIKAIWNFAPADITVPDPIILENVSLSASLAVLSNRLENMLRSAEHTGGLDDERD